A single region of the Streptomyces sp. NBC_00236 genome encodes:
- a CDS encoding sugar ABC transporter substrate-binding protein: protein MTTSGISRRGALRMFGIGALGMAGVGALGACAPSPSNSGSASNGGDTKSKDFDFTSWSLNEEAARPAIEKIIAAWEKAEKSKVRAVSYPYNEYLSQLTLKLGGGETTGAIHLDIAWLAAVAQMGKLADLGSVAPKGGYTDVALKSGVYDGKQYGLPWNTGSIGVIANSKLLEKAGIKKHPTTVEEFEDALRALKGLGGGVVPYAAATKVAQLKDIFPWMQTFGCTLMDGEKVTIGDDASVDAVTWYKKLHDAKLIAADVDRFDARALFGQGKAAFYDDAVIGKGVTAAQSKDKTLADAMQPMQRPVLHSGDTPQALLWGGVIAIVNGKGQDAATQFALHTTSDLATTSEYFTSRALPPSTTAGLADPKVAEDTFTTEWTEKITKTATGSPFWQFAQNAQIEEAVAKQVQAVLVGKSKPKDAMKKANEEITALIKR, encoded by the coding sequence ATGACCACCTCTGGCATCAGCCGCCGCGGCGCGCTGCGCATGTTCGGTATCGGCGCGCTCGGTATGGCCGGCGTCGGCGCGCTGGGTGCCTGCGCGCCGTCCCCGTCCAACTCCGGCAGCGCCTCCAACGGAGGCGACACGAAGTCCAAGGACTTCGACTTCACCTCCTGGTCGCTCAACGAAGAAGCCGCCAGACCGGCGATCGAGAAGATCATCGCCGCCTGGGAGAAGGCCGAGAAGTCCAAGGTCCGCGCGGTCTCGTACCCGTACAACGAGTACCTCAGCCAGCTCACCCTCAAGCTCGGCGGCGGTGAGACCACCGGCGCGATACACCTCGACATCGCGTGGCTCGCCGCGGTGGCGCAGATGGGCAAGCTCGCCGACCTCGGCTCCGTCGCCCCGAAGGGCGGCTACACGGACGTGGCACTGAAGAGCGGTGTGTACGACGGCAAGCAGTACGGCCTGCCGTGGAACACCGGCTCGATCGGTGTGATCGCCAACTCCAAGCTCCTGGAGAAGGCCGGCATCAAGAAGCACCCCACCACCGTCGAGGAGTTCGAGGACGCGCTGCGGGCGCTGAAGGGGCTCGGCGGCGGGGTCGTTCCGTACGCAGCGGCCACGAAGGTCGCGCAGCTCAAGGACATCTTCCCGTGGATGCAGACCTTCGGCTGCACGCTCATGGACGGCGAGAAGGTCACCATCGGCGACGACGCCTCCGTCGACGCGGTCACCTGGTACAAGAAGCTGCACGACGCGAAGCTGATCGCCGCGGATGTGGACCGCTTCGACGCCCGCGCCCTGTTCGGGCAGGGCAAGGCCGCCTTCTACGACGACGCCGTCATCGGCAAGGGCGTGACCGCGGCCCAGTCCAAGGACAAGACGCTGGCCGACGCCATGCAGCCGATGCAGCGCCCGGTGCTGCACTCCGGTGACACACCGCAGGCGCTGCTGTGGGGCGGCGTGATCGCGATCGTCAACGGCAAGGGCCAGGACGCGGCGACGCAGTTCGCCCTGCACACCACGTCCGACCTCGCCACCACCTCCGAGTACTTCACCTCCCGTGCCCTGCCGCCGTCGACCACGGCGGGCCTGGCGGACCCGAAGGTCGCCGAGGACACGTTCACCACCGAGTGGACCGAGAAGATCACCAAGACGGCGACCGGCAGCCCGTTCTGGCAGTTCGCACAGAACGCCCAGATCGAGGAGGCCGTGGCGAAGCAGGTCCAGGCCGTCCTGGTCGGCAAGTCGAAGCCGAAGGACGCGATGAAGAAGGCCAACGAGGAGATCACCGCGCTCATCAAGCGCTGA
- a CDS encoding carbohydrate ABC transporter permease, whose protein sequence is MTSTTSTPLSGTGRLKQAATSAGNTSRRRMRKDLLRSRIAAWTAVLVIGAFGLLPVYWLLATALSSPEDAFRFPPKLIPTHLTLSNFTALAENDQLIKYMVNSLVVASITAVLSVVVATYMGYSFSKFRYRGRRSLMHMVLASQMFPQALLLVTLYAVFSSFGLLNTYTALVLSFTTFTMPLCVWMLKGIFDTIPDALLEAASIDGASRWRTLHSIVAPLAAPGMIAAGLFAFVRGWNDFIFAVTLADKEKQTLPPGLVSTYIGEFQAAWPELMAASLVVSIPVVVAFMFLQRYLVGGMTAGSVK, encoded by the coding sequence ATGACCTCCACGACCTCCACCCCGCTGTCCGGCACCGGCCGGCTGAAGCAGGCCGCCACGTCCGCCGGGAACACCTCGCGGCGCCGGATGCGCAAGGACCTGCTCCGCTCCAGGATCGCCGCCTGGACCGCGGTCCTGGTGATCGGCGCCTTCGGCCTCCTGCCGGTCTACTGGCTGCTGGCCACCGCCCTGAGCAGCCCCGAGGACGCGTTCCGGTTCCCGCCGAAGCTGATACCCACGCACCTCACCCTCAGCAACTTCACCGCGCTCGCCGAGAACGACCAGCTGATCAAGTACATGGTCAACTCGCTCGTCGTGGCCTCGATCACCGCCGTGCTGAGCGTGGTCGTCGCCACGTACATGGGCTACTCGTTCTCCAAGTTCCGCTACCGCGGGCGTCGCTCGCTGATGCACATGGTGCTGGCCTCCCAGATGTTCCCCCAGGCACTCCTGCTGGTGACGCTGTACGCCGTGTTCTCCAGCTTCGGCCTGCTGAACACGTACACCGCGCTGGTGCTGTCCTTCACCACCTTCACGATGCCGCTGTGCGTCTGGATGCTGAAGGGAATCTTCGACACCATCCCGGACGCGCTCCTGGAGGCCGCGTCCATCGACGGCGCCTCCCGGTGGCGGACGCTGCACTCGATCGTGGCGCCGCTGGCCGCACCCGGGATGATCGCGGCCGGGCTGTTCGCCTTCGTCCGCGGCTGGAACGACTTCATCTTCGCCGTGACGCTGGCCGACAAGGAGAAGCAGACGCTGCCGCCCGGCCTCGTCTCCACCTACATCGGCGAGTTCCAGGCCGCCTGGCCCGAGCTGATGGCCGCCTCGCTCGTGGTGTCCATCCCGGTGGTCGTCGCCTTCATGTTCCTGCAGCGCTACCTCGTCGGCGGCATGACCGCCGGCTCGGTCAAGTAG
- a CDS encoding carbohydrate ABC transporter permease yields MSTAAPPRKAAPRRERTGGRLSNGAFALLLTAPGIALFATIIIYPLVSALFTGFFKQDLRLPGREFVGLDNFTYWLDGDFLTILKQTLVFTVGATIVPFVIGFALALALNSGLKGSGFMRGLFLFPWVIPGVVVSFLWMWIFNANYGVLNGVLMDTGIIDESVSWLGQPGTAMLAVIVTKTWASFPWMMVMLLAGLQTVPKELHEAASIDGAGSIRRFFAVTWPQVRGVASIVLLLEFIWNFQHFDTIYVLTGGGPAGATETFATAVYQTAFKGFDIGRATALGGLWMLLLLLLVVVYLRITDRKGDDA; encoded by the coding sequence ATGAGTACGGCCGCACCTCCACGGAAGGCCGCTCCACGTCGTGAGCGGACCGGTGGACGACTCTCCAACGGCGCGTTCGCACTGCTGCTGACCGCACCGGGGATCGCGCTCTTCGCGACGATCATCATCTATCCGCTGGTGTCGGCCCTGTTCACCGGCTTCTTCAAGCAGGACCTGCGCCTGCCGGGACGGGAGTTCGTCGGCCTCGACAACTTCACCTACTGGCTGGACGGCGACTTCCTCACCATCCTCAAGCAGACCCTGGTCTTCACCGTCGGGGCGACAATCGTCCCCTTCGTCATCGGGTTCGCGCTCGCGCTCGCACTGAACTCGGGCCTGAAGGGCAGCGGCTTCATGCGCGGCCTGTTCCTGTTCCCGTGGGTGATCCCGGGCGTGGTGGTCTCCTTCCTGTGGATGTGGATCTTCAACGCGAACTACGGCGTGCTGAACGGCGTCCTCATGGACACCGGGATCATCGACGAGTCGGTGTCCTGGCTCGGCCAACCGGGCACCGCGATGCTCGCCGTCATCGTCACCAAGACCTGGGCGAGCTTCCCCTGGATGATGGTGATGCTCCTGGCCGGTCTGCAGACCGTGCCCAAGGAACTGCACGAGGCCGCCTCCATCGACGGGGCCGGTTCGATCCGGCGCTTCTTCGCCGTCACCTGGCCCCAGGTGCGTGGGGTCGCCTCGATCGTGCTGCTCCTGGAGTTCATCTGGAACTTCCAGCACTTCGACACCATCTACGTGCTCACCGGCGGCGGGCCGGCCGGCGCCACGGAGACCTTCGCCACCGCGGTGTACCAGACCGCTTTCAAGGGCTTCGACATCGGCCGGGCGACCGCGCTGGGCGGCCTGTGGATGCTGCTCCTGCTCCTCCTGGTCGTCGTCTACCTCAGGATCACCGACCGGAAGGGCGACGACGCCTGA
- a CDS encoding FAD-dependent oxidoreductase, with amino-acid sequence MREEEVHYDIAVIGGGLAGTCAAIAAARLGRRVALVNNRTVLGGNASSEVRVWVCGASAHGVHRWARETGIMGELYTENQYRNPEGNPYYWDQVVLDAVRAEPGIDLYLNTDVREVDASGPDDAREVRSCTGWMMGSERRITFHARQFLDCTGDGLLGHLAGARYRIGREARAEFGEPWAPEEEDEALLGSTILFHTKDLGRPVKFVPPASARDLTTTPILRNRVLRTGDNGCDYWWVEWGGELDTVHDNERIRDELQAVVMGIWDHIKNSGEFPDAENLTLEWVGSLPGKREYRRFLGDHVLSQQDVLEQRQFDDRIAFGGWSVDLHPVQGMYADEPGARQRYADGIFHIPLRSLYSVNVTNLMFAGRNISATHIAFGATRVMATCATLGEAAGTAAALCVAEGIGPRELAADHPELVRRTLLRQDASVIGLSDDDPGNLALTARVSASSYLNRLAAEPTATAPGEPYPLTRDLALLLPVDPVLDTVDLLVHGAPDGPGELTVELWSTGRPENAVPADQLLTTTVTVPAGGPHWVAAHLGHRPDAPENVVLIVRACPGAALVLVPVRTDGVLALRSRAEGDVAVDHDIPEEDGQLVLEWQARGLRRRSFGFRATPDTEAFLPERAVGGFQRPYGGPQMWSSEPLADPERAGQWLRLDWDGARQLTEVRVVFDDDVDEYLNNLHRHRTPFEVMPELVRDYRVQSREPDGTWHTLLTVTDNRRRHRVHGLRGADGGPVSTDALRLVVDATHGARHAHVIAFKAYGA; translated from the coding sequence GTGCGGGAAGAAGAGGTCCATTACGACATCGCCGTCATCGGCGGTGGCCTGGCGGGGACCTGCGCGGCCATCGCCGCGGCCCGGCTCGGCCGGCGCGTCGCCCTGGTCAACAACAGGACCGTGCTGGGCGGCAACGCCAGCAGCGAGGTCCGGGTCTGGGTCTGCGGAGCCTCCGCCCACGGCGTGCACCGCTGGGCCCGGGAGACCGGCATCATGGGCGAGCTGTACACCGAGAACCAGTACCGCAACCCCGAGGGAAACCCGTACTACTGGGACCAGGTGGTCCTCGACGCGGTCCGGGCCGAACCGGGCATCGACCTCTACCTCAACACCGACGTACGGGAGGTCGACGCGAGCGGCCCGGACGACGCGCGCGAGGTGCGCTCCTGCACCGGCTGGATGATGGGCTCCGAGCGGCGCATCACCTTCCACGCCCGGCAGTTCCTCGACTGCACAGGCGACGGCCTGCTCGGCCACCTCGCGGGTGCCCGCTACCGCATCGGCCGCGAGGCGCGCGCGGAGTTCGGCGAGCCCTGGGCACCCGAGGAGGAGGACGAGGCGCTGCTCGGGTCGACGATCCTCTTCCACACCAAGGACCTGGGCCGGCCCGTGAAGTTCGTCCCGCCCGCCTCCGCCCGCGACCTCACCACCACCCCCATCCTGCGCAACCGTGTGCTGCGCACCGGCGACAACGGCTGCGACTACTGGTGGGTCGAGTGGGGCGGCGAACTCGACACCGTCCACGACAACGAGCGCATCCGCGACGAACTCCAGGCCGTGGTCATGGGCATCTGGGACCACATCAAGAACTCCGGCGAGTTCCCGGACGCCGAGAACCTGACGCTGGAGTGGGTCGGCAGCCTCCCGGGCAAACGCGAGTACCGCCGCTTCCTCGGCGACCACGTGCTGAGTCAGCAGGACGTCCTGGAGCAGCGGCAGTTCGACGACCGCATCGCGTTCGGCGGCTGGTCCGTCGACCTCCACCCCGTGCAGGGGATGTACGCCGACGAGCCCGGCGCCCGCCAGCGCTACGCGGACGGCATCTTCCACATCCCGCTGCGTTCCCTGTACTCGGTGAACGTCACGAACCTGATGTTCGCCGGGCGCAACATATCCGCGACCCACATCGCGTTCGGCGCCACCCGCGTGATGGCCACCTGCGCCACCCTCGGCGAGGCCGCGGGCACGGCCGCCGCACTGTGTGTGGCCGAGGGCATCGGCCCGCGTGAACTCGCCGCCGACCACCCCGAGCTGGTGCGCCGCACCCTGCTCCGGCAGGACGCCTCGGTGATCGGCCTGTCCGACGACGACCCCGGCAACCTGGCGCTCACGGCCCGGGTCAGCGCCTCCTCGTACCTGAACCGGCTGGCCGCGGAGCCGACTGCGACCGCGCCCGGCGAGCCGTACCCGCTCACCCGTGACCTCGCGCTGCTGCTGCCGGTCGACCCCGTGCTCGACACGGTCGACCTGCTGGTCCACGGCGCCCCGGACGGGCCCGGCGAACTCACGGTGGAGCTGTGGAGCACCGGCCGCCCCGAGAACGCCGTCCCGGCCGACCAGCTGCTGACCACCACGGTGACCGTGCCGGCCGGCGGTCCCCACTGGGTCGCCGCCCACCTCGGCCACCGCCCGGACGCCCCGGAGAACGTCGTCCTGATCGTGCGCGCCTGCCCGGGCGCGGCGCTGGTCCTCGTCCCCGTGCGCACCGACGGCGTTCTCGCGCTGCGCAGCCGGGCCGAGGGCGATGTGGCCGTCGACCACGACATCCCCGAGGAGGACGGTCAGCTGGTCCTGGAGTGGCAGGCCCGTGGCCTCCGCCGCCGGAGCTTCGGCTTCCGCGCCACCCCGGACACCGAGGCGTTCCTGCCCGAGCGGGCCGTCGGCGGATTCCAGCGGCCCTACGGCGGGCCGCAGATGTGGTCGTCCGAGCCGCTGGCGGACCCGGAACGGGCCGGGCAGTGGCTGCGCCTGGACTGGGACGGAGCGCGACAGCTCACCGAGGTGCGCGTGGTGTTCGACGACGACGTCGACGAGTACCTCAACAACCTGCACCGGCACCGCACTCCGTTCGAGGTCATGCCGGAACTGGTGCGCGACTACCGCGTCCAGAGCCGTGAGCCCGACGGCACCTGGCACACCCTGCTGACGGTGACGGACAACCGCCGCCGCCACCGCGTGCACGGTCTGCGCGGTGCGGACGGCGGACCCGTGAGCACCGACGCGCTGCGGCTCGTGGTGGACGCGACGCACGGAGCGCGGCACGCACATGTGATCGCGTTCAAGGCGTACGGCGCATAG
- a CDS encoding IclR family transcriptional regulator: MATRATDAGTNQSVERAVSVLRALDSGRAELRVSDVAELTGLGSSTTSRLLSTLERLDMVERDPVSNLYRLSLGILPLAATATNRHPVHRAARMVLQDLATRTGLGANVAIRRDTELMFLCNFEGTRAPKSYTQAGHTAPLHATSIGKCLLTGLTPKERRTLLPEPLAAHTDYTTTSHDLLDAEIDTVRRTGYAVEAEERALGRASLAAPVRDASGDVVAAISLWGPTSLLGGHAEEEGQRLALTREVIEAADAISQALGAV, encoded by the coding sequence ATGGCTACTCGGGCGACCGACGCCGGGACGAACCAGAGCGTCGAACGAGCCGTCTCGGTGCTGCGCGCACTCGACTCCGGCCGCGCCGAGCTACGCGTCTCCGACGTCGCCGAACTCACCGGGCTGGGATCCTCCACCACCTCCCGTCTGCTGTCCACCCTCGAACGCCTCGACATGGTCGAGCGCGACCCGGTCAGCAACCTCTACCGGCTCAGCCTCGGCATCCTGCCCCTCGCCGCCACCGCCACCAACCGGCACCCGGTCCACCGTGCCGCCCGCATGGTGCTCCAGGACCTCGCCACCCGCACCGGGCTGGGGGCCAACGTCGCGATCCGCCGCGACACCGAGCTGATGTTCCTGTGCAACTTCGAAGGGACGCGCGCCCCGAAGTCGTACACCCAGGCCGGACACACCGCCCCGCTGCACGCCACCAGCATCGGCAAGTGCCTCCTCACGGGGCTCACGCCCAAGGAGCGCCGCACGCTGCTGCCCGAGCCGCTGGCGGCCCACACGGACTACACGACCACCAGCCACGATCTCCTCGACGCCGAGATCGACACCGTCCGCCGCACCGGCTACGCCGTCGAAGCCGAGGAACGGGCGCTGGGCCGGGCCTCCCTGGCCGCTCCGGTCCGTGACGCCTCGGGCGACGTCGTGGCCGCCATCTCCCTGTGGGGTCCCACCTCCCTCCTCGGCGGGCACGCCGAGGAGGAAGGACAGCGGCTCGCACTGACCCGTGAGGTCATCGAGGCCGCCGACGCCATCAGCCAGGCGCTGGGCGCCGTCTGA